A genomic segment from Candidatus Poseidoniia archaeon encodes:
- the argF gene encoding ornithine carbamoyltransferase, whose amino-acid sequence MVRHFLHISDFTATELHEILQLATSLKAKFRARDDHRPFAGRSLAMIFAKPSARTRVSFETGFTWMGGHALFLGPQDIGIGKREEIRDIARLFSRYNDLIMARLFDHAHILELAEHATIPVINGLTDYNHPCQVMADYFTIREHLPEQEKPRVVYVGDGNNIVHSWLRLAMRLPLHFTCCCPQGYEPDAETVASARNAGISTIEISHDPREAVAGAEVIYTDVWASMGQKQEAQTRAKAFAPFQVNSALMDATGCETLFMHCLPAERDREVTDAVIEADYSIVFDQAENRLHVQNGIMAWLVANGD is encoded by the coding sequence ATGGTCAGGCACTTCCTGCACATCTCCGACTTCACCGCTACTGAACTGCACGAAATCCTGCAACTGGCAACTAGCCTCAAGGCGAAATTCCGCGCGCGGGACGACCACCGGCCGTTCGCCGGCCGTTCATTGGCGATGATATTCGCCAAGCCGTCAGCGCGCACGCGAGTCTCCTTCGAGACCGGCTTCACCTGGATGGGAGGGCATGCGCTCTTCCTTGGGCCGCAGGACATCGGCATCGGCAAACGCGAGGAAATCAGGGACATCGCGCGGCTCTTCAGCCGCTACAACGACCTGATAATGGCGCGGCTGTTCGACCACGCGCACATCCTCGAGCTGGCGGAGCACGCGACCATTCCAGTCATAAACGGCCTCACTGACTACAACCACCCCTGCCAGGTGATGGCCGATTACTTCACCATCCGGGAGCATCTGCCAGAGCAGGAGAAACCACGAGTGGTCTACGTCGGCGACGGGAACAACATCGTCCACTCCTGGCTGCGACTGGCGATGCGGCTGCCGCTCCACTTCACCTGCTGCTGCCCGCAAGGCTACGAGCCGGACGCGGAGACCGTAGCATCAGCGCGCAACGCGGGGATTTCAACCATCGAAATCAGCCACGACCCCCGCGAGGCGGTCGCTGGCGCCGAGGTAATCTACACCGACGTCTGGGCCTCGATGGGGCAGAAGCAGGAGGCGCAGACGCGCGCGAAGGCCTTTGCACCCTTCCAGGTTAACAGCGCGCTGATGGACGCCACCGGCTGCGAAACTCTATTCATGCACTGCCTGCCGGCCGAACGCGACCGCGAGGTAACCGACGCGGTGATAGAGGCCGATTACTCGATCGTCTTCGACCAGGCCGAGAACCGGCTGCACGTCCAGAACGGCATCATGGCCTGGCTGGTGGCCAATGGCGATTAG
- a CDS encoding 3-hydroxybutyryl-CoA dehydrogenase: MAIRTIGVVGAGQMGAGIAQVAAATGRDVILQDIAPEFVEHGMATIRGSLNKFVAKGKLPAAEAEAIAARITPSVEQAPLAETDMVIEAIVEDQNIKQELFATLGQLCPSGTILASNTSSISISELGEASGRPAQFIGMHFMNPVPLMELVEVIRGRETLGATCTAVMELAREMGKTPVEANDFPGFVANRILLPMLNEACYALMEGVAEAEAIDTVMKLGMNHPMGPLALADYIGLDTCLSIMEVLHRGFENDKYLPCPLLREKVAAGHLGRKSGRGFYEYS; encoded by the coding sequence ATGGCGATTAGGACTATCGGCGTCGTCGGCGCCGGGCAGATGGGCGCCGGCATCGCGCAGGTGGCTGCCGCCACCGGCCGCGACGTCATCCTGCAGGACATCGCACCGGAGTTCGTCGAGCACGGGATGGCGACCATCCGCGGCAGCCTTAACAAATTCGTTGCGAAAGGCAAACTGCCCGCCGCCGAGGCGGAGGCGATTGCGGCGCGCATCACGCCCAGCGTGGAGCAGGCGCCACTGGCAGAAACCGATATGGTCATTGAGGCGATTGTCGAAGACCAGAATATCAAGCAGGAACTATTCGCCACACTGGGTCAGCTCTGCCCGTCCGGGACCATCCTCGCCTCCAACACCAGCAGCATTTCCATCTCCGAACTGGGCGAGGCGAGCGGTCGGCCGGCGCAGTTCATCGGCATGCACTTCATGAACCCGGTGCCGCTGATGGAACTGGTCGAGGTCATCCGCGGCCGTGAAACCTTGGGGGCAACCTGCACAGCGGTGATGGAGCTGGCGCGCGAGATGGGGAAGACGCCGGTCGAGGCGAATGACTTTCCCGGCTTTGTCGCCAACCGCATCCTGCTGCCGATGCTCAACGAGGCGTGCTACGCGCTGATGGAGGGCGTTGCCGAAGCGGAGGCTATTGATACGGTGATGAAGCTGGGAATGAACCACCCCATGGGGCCGCTGGCGCTCGCAGACTATATCGGGCTCGATACCTGCCTCTCGATTATGGAAGTACTGCACCGCGGCTTCGAGAACGACAAGTACCTCCCCTGCCCGCTACTGCGCGAGAAGGTCGCAGCCGGCCACCTCGGTCGGAAGAGCGGGCGCGGGTTCTACGAATATAGCTAG
- a CDS encoding beta-CASP ribonuclease aCPSF1 → MAVESIIKEVREVAQSVIPDTVEFTDVRVEGSSVVLYTRNMEAFAGSNDIVRKLAQKVRKRIIIRADPAVRLPMKEAEEKLGEIIPAEAEVSSIRFDEINGDVYIEAVNPGRAIGKFGAVLNDVRRGIGWNPIVIRDAPMESTTLREIRNYILEPKVAQKRKDFMKRVGRKVFRDTIEGEQFVRITALGGYREVGRSCHLLMTKDSKVLIDCGFNPGNDKEPSPFLNAPEVTPLEGLDAVVLTHAHLDHSALLPMLFVYGFDGPVYCTPPTRDLAALLQTDYIKIQNAEAKKVPYNSEQIRQQVRNCIPLNFGDTTDIAPDLKLTFHNSGHILGSASAHFHVGDGQHNVVFSGDIKFENTWLFDRAVNRFPRMEALVLEATYGGFKDFQPSREEGMRKLTEIINRTVERRGKILIPVFAVGRSQEVMLVLEKAHREGMLQDMDVFLDGMIWEATALHAAYPEYLNNNLRNKIYQNRGNPFRDDMFQKVDSVDMRQEICSRDEPAIVLATSGMVNGGPVMEYLRHWAPDKNNSMVFVGYQASGTLGQRIQQGAREISLHDRDNGGMVSVPVNMNIETCEGFSGHSDKRQLMRYVRTIRPRPKLVLLNHGDPQKCDQFATDIRRKARLKVESPHNLETTRLI, encoded by the coding sequence ATGGCTGTAGAGAGCATCATCAAGGAGGTTCGCGAAGTTGCGCAGAGTGTCATACCTGACACCGTCGAGTTCACCGACGTGCGCGTAGAGGGCTCCAGTGTAGTTCTCTATACCAGAAATATGGAAGCCTTCGCCGGCAGCAACGATATCGTGCGCAAGCTGGCGCAGAAAGTGCGCAAGCGCATCATCATCCGGGCTGACCCGGCTGTGCGGCTGCCGATGAAAGAGGCGGAGGAAAAACTGGGTGAAATCATCCCCGCCGAGGCAGAGGTTAGCAGCATCCGCTTCGACGAGATTAATGGTGACGTCTACATCGAGGCGGTTAACCCCGGCCGCGCTATCGGCAAGTTCGGTGCGGTGCTCAACGACGTGCGACGCGGCATCGGCTGGAACCCGATAGTTATCCGTGACGCGCCGATGGAATCAACCACGCTGCGCGAAATCCGTAACTACATCCTCGAGCCGAAGGTGGCGCAGAAGCGCAAGGACTTCATGAAGCGTGTTGGCCGCAAGGTTTTCCGCGACACTATTGAGGGTGAACAGTTCGTACGCATCACTGCGCTGGGCGGCTACCGCGAAGTGGGACGCTCCTGCCATTTGCTGATGACCAAGGACAGCAAAGTGCTGATTGATTGCGGCTTCAACCCCGGCAATGACAAGGAGCCGAGCCCGTTCCTGAACGCTCCGGAGGTGACGCCGCTCGAAGGGCTCGATGCGGTCGTGCTGACGCACGCGCATCTCGACCACTCGGCACTACTGCCGATGCTCTTCGTCTACGGCTTCGACGGTCCGGTCTACTGCACCCCGCCTACGCGCGACCTGGCGGCGCTGTTGCAGACTGACTACATCAAGATACAGAATGCTGAAGCCAAGAAGGTACCCTACAACAGCGAGCAGATCCGGCAGCAGGTGCGCAACTGCATCCCACTCAATTTCGGCGACACGACCGATATTGCTCCCGACCTGAAACTGACATTCCATAACTCGGGCCATATCCTCGGCTCAGCGAGCGCCCACTTCCACGTCGGCGACGGCCAGCACAATGTTGTTTTCTCGGGTGACATCAAGTTCGAGAATACCTGGCTTTTCGACCGTGCCGTCAACCGGTTCCCGCGCATGGAGGCGCTGGTGCTGGAGGCAACCTATGGCGGCTTCAAGGACTTCCAGCCGTCGCGCGAGGAGGGGATGCGCAAGCTGACCGAGATTATCAATCGTACTGTTGAACGACGCGGTAAAATCCTGATTCCGGTATTCGCCGTCGGCCGTTCGCAGGAGGTGATGCTCGTTCTCGAAAAGGCGCACCGCGAAGGTATGCTGCAGGACATGGATGTGTTCCTGGACGGGATGATATGGGAGGCGACCGCGCTCCACGCGGCCTACCCGGAGTACCTGAACAACAATCTGCGCAACAAGATTTACCAGAACCGCGGCAACCCATTCCGTGACGATATGTTCCAGAAGGTAGACTCGGTCGACATGCGGCAGGAAATCTGCTCGCGCGACGAGCCCGCTATCGTGCTCGCCACCTCCGGCATGGTCAACGGCGGGCCGGTGATGGAATACCTGCGCCACTGGGCGCCTGACAAGAACAACAGCATGGTCTTCGTCGGCTACCAGGCCTCGGGTACGCTGGGGCAGCGCATCCAGCAGGGGGCCCGCGAAATCAGCCTGCATGACCGCGACAACGGCGGGATGGTGTCGGTCCCGGTCAATATGAATATCGAAACCTGCGAAGGCTTCTCGGGGCATAGCGACAAGCGGCAGCTGATGCGCTACGTGCGCACAATCCGCCCGCGGCCCAAGCTGGTACTGCTCAACCACGGTGACCCGCAGAAGTGTGACCAGTTTGCGACCGACATCCGGCGCAAGGCACGCTTGAAGGTCGAATCACCGCACAATCTGGAGACTACCCGACTTATATAG
- a CDS encoding MMPL family transporter produces the protein MSSDEEEEGIRSRIDRFFDGQARKRDELLDREAMGKRFEEVKRSIAISSPESVKRMARQQREQSAAPEAEPVPEEPESEVEIGPWSRGLVRITTAQPPLTLGVMTVIMLFMLVGIGQTNVNGAMEVYLPRGSPEEALLFEVREDWSTDVIVIYVETRNAYEMSDKTNITERRVLLEMDYVERTLDEYGQNEEPGQPGVVLSDAGKIDNVVFSLSISTIIKELHSSNSRAYDALIDNADDWAAAETDDTSRDAAQLAKQLAVAAKTLAVATGTLGSYEIPSQSDIDGYTDDIPESVLEKVIRDTNGDGIWDTGVMVFGITSTVDPAIAIAAVQAALDERGEKLPNRPNGETYSDMALTGPVPVTQAITERSFQEFWNVFPIGVVLCALMIFALHKRIRAVLIAGVPTLYGIFFTYGIIGWWGREVTPTIIALGPILMALGVAYGLHLTNRFTEEKGGSAQERMMRALSTTGRAIVLSAVTTMIGFGSLMYTNLDPVFTVGFSLTMGIFLCLLTTFVMAPAIAVWTDYDYHKTEGEWRTLAKVVTEHNRPVLAVMLVLMLLSLGVLPMLETNIDYLEMVPNDEPTLVGIVKYSENFNAGALGMIIVRGDFRNDYDENNDDAVRHLDQIDLLVTGERDNTTRAGLNDVSNVNAIAITDLMKTVKVQTNQSATIADVLAGLGIGSFERSFWEILHDDVVVERAPGLQKYFLNVFYDSLTDEALGMLMNDGYSKTLVYVDMPLMDIRGMEAAVTGVNAVRNDWDYAPVKVSALTGVAAIGTSVNAQLITSQLQTLAICLILVFAILTLTFGRNWKLGLVTTIPVVWVVSLEPLTFVGLGQSLSLVTVMIGSIVIGVGIDFSIHITQRVIEGGVNLPSVYRATARTAQTLGEATLVTLFGLMAAFAIKISALWWFVFIIMVLLLASMIAAMFLLPALYATIIKAGGTLS, from the coding sequence TTGTCGTCAGACGAAGAGGAAGAGGGTATCCGCAGCCGCATCGACCGTTTCTTCGACGGGCAGGCGCGCAAGCGTGACGAGTTGCTCGACCGTGAGGCGATGGGCAAGCGCTTCGAGGAGGTCAAGCGCTCGATAGCGATTTCCTCGCCCGAGTCGGTAAAACGGATGGCGCGGCAGCAGCGCGAGCAGAGCGCTGCGCCCGAGGCGGAGCCGGTTCCCGAGGAGCCCGAGTCGGAGGTCGAAATCGGTCCGTGGTCGCGCGGACTGGTGCGCATCACGACGGCGCAGCCGCCGCTGACGCTGGGGGTCATGACCGTAATCATGCTGTTCATGCTGGTCGGCATCGGCCAGACCAACGTCAACGGCGCGATGGAAGTCTACCTGCCGCGCGGCTCCCCGGAGGAGGCGCTGCTGTTCGAGGTGCGCGAGGACTGGTCGACTGACGTCATCGTGATTTACGTCGAGACGCGCAACGCCTACGAGATGAGCGACAAGACGAACATCACCGAACGGCGGGTGCTGCTCGAGATGGATTATGTCGAGCGCACGCTGGACGAATATGGACAGAATGAGGAGCCGGGCCAGCCCGGCGTCGTGCTGAGTGATGCTGGCAAGATTGACAATGTCGTCTTCTCGCTCAGTATTTCGACGATTATCAAGGAACTGCATTCGAGCAATTCCCGGGCGTACGACGCGCTCATCGATAACGCCGACGACTGGGCGGCGGCCGAAACCGACGACACCTCGCGTGACGCGGCGCAGCTCGCCAAGCAGCTGGCGGTGGCGGCCAAGACACTGGCGGTGGCTACCGGCACGCTCGGGAGCTACGAAATCCCGAGCCAGTCCGACATCGACGGCTACACCGACGACATCCCGGAATCAGTTCTCGAAAAGGTCATCCGCGACACCAACGGTGACGGCATCTGGGACACCGGCGTAATGGTCTTCGGCATCACCAGCACCGTTGACCCTGCAATCGCGATTGCCGCTGTGCAGGCGGCGCTCGACGAGCGGGGCGAGAAACTGCCAAACCGCCCCAACGGCGAGACCTACAGCGACATGGCGCTGACCGGGCCGGTGCCGGTGACGCAGGCTATCACCGAGCGTTCGTTCCAGGAATTCTGGAACGTCTTCCCGATTGGCGTCGTGCTCTGTGCGCTGATGATTTTCGCGCTGCACAAGCGAATTCGGGCCGTGCTGATTGCGGGTGTACCGACGCTTTACGGGATTTTCTTCACCTACGGCATCATCGGCTGGTGGGGGCGCGAGGTGACGCCGACGATTATTGCGCTCGGCCCGATTCTGATGGCGCTCGGCGTGGCCTACGGGCTCCACCTCACCAACCGGTTTACCGAGGAAAAGGGCGGCAGCGCGCAGGAGCGCATGATGCGCGCCCTCTCTACCACCGGGCGCGCCATCGTACTCTCGGCCGTGACGACCATGATTGGCTTCGGCAGCCTGATGTATACTAATCTCGACCCGGTATTTACGGTCGGCTTCTCGCTGACGATGGGCATTTTCCTCTGCCTGCTGACGACTTTCGTGATGGCGCCCGCGATTGCGGTCTGGACCGATTATGATTACCACAAGACCGAAGGCGAATGGCGCACGCTGGCGAAGGTAGTTACCGAGCACAACCGGCCGGTGCTGGCCGTGATGCTGGTGCTGATGCTGCTCTCGCTCGGCGTCCTGCCGATGCTCGAGACCAACATCGACTACCTCGAAATGGTCCCCAATGACGAGCCGACACTAGTCGGGATTGTCAAGTATTCAGAGAATTTCAACGCCGGCGCGCTGGGGATGATTATCGTGCGGGGTGATTTCCGCAATGACTACGATGAGAATAACGACGATGCTGTCAGGCATCTCGACCAGATTGACTTGCTCGTAACGGGGGAACGGGATAACACCACGCGTGCGGGGCTCAACGATGTCTCGAACGTCAACGCGATTGCCATCACCGACCTGATGAAAACGGTCAAGGTGCAGACCAACCAGTCAGCGACCATTGCCGACGTGCTCGCTGGACTTGGCATCGGCAGCTTCGAGCGCTCTTTCTGGGAAATCCTGCACGACGACGTGGTGGTGGAAAGAGCTCCCGGTTTACAGAAATACTTCCTGAATGTATTCTACGATTCCCTGACCGATGAGGCGCTGGGGATGCTGATGAACGACGGCTACTCGAAAACGCTGGTCTATGTAGATATGCCGCTGATGGATATCCGGGGCATGGAGGCGGCAGTAACTGGCGTCAACGCCGTGCGCAACGACTGGGACTACGCGCCAGTCAAGGTCTCGGCGCTGACTGGCGTGGCGGCCATCGGCACCAGCGTCAATGCGCAGCTGATTACCTCGCAGTTGCAGACGCTCGCCATCTGCCTCATCCTGGTCTTCGCAATCCTGACCCTCACCTTCGGCCGTAACTGGAAGCTGGGGCTGGTGACGACAATACCGGTGGTCTGGGTTGTTTCGCTCGAGCCGCTTACCTTCGTCGGGCTGGGGCAGTCGCTCTCGCTGGTGACGGTGATGATTGGCTCAATCGTGATTGGCGTCGGCATCGACTTCTCAATCCACATCACGCAGCGCGTGATTGAGGGTGGCGTCAACCTGCCGAGCGTCTATCGCGCTACGGCGCGCACCGCGCAAACGCTGGGTGAAGCGACGCTCGTCACGCTCTTCGGGCTGATGGCGGCTTTCGCCATCAAGATTTCTGCGCTGTGGTGGTTCGTCTTCATCATTATGGTGTTGTTGCTGGCATCAATGATTGCCGCCATGTTCCTGCTACCAGCGCTCTATGCTACTATTATCAAGGCGGGCGGCACGCTCTCGTGA
- the psmB gene encoding archaeal proteasome endopeptidase complex subunit beta, which produces MKRRFSSVWELTLSEKELKKGTTTVGLVCRDGVVMATEMRATMGHLIAHKNTQKLFRISDHIGLTVAGLVGDAQMLARWLAAEVKLFELKRGQKMSILSASTLMANIMNGRRYMPFWVQLLIGGVDTDGGHVYSLDAAGGSIPDTFTTTGSGSPFVYGVLEDHFREGLSVAEGRELAIRALTVAMKRDSASGDGISLCTIDSSGYTAMEAAAVMEIQAKLAA; this is translated from the coding sequence ATGAAGCGCCGCTTTTCCTCGGTTTGGGAGTTGACTTTGTCCGAGAAAGAACTCAAGAAGGGCACCACCACCGTAGGGCTGGTGTGCCGCGATGGTGTGGTCATGGCGACCGAGATGCGTGCCACGATGGGGCATCTCATAGCGCACAAGAACACACAGAAGCTGTTCCGTATCAGCGACCATATCGGCCTGACGGTAGCGGGACTGGTCGGCGACGCGCAGATGCTGGCGCGCTGGCTCGCGGCCGAAGTGAAGCTTTTCGAGCTGAAGCGCGGCCAGAAGATGTCTATTCTTTCAGCCTCGACGCTGATGGCTAACATCATGAACGGTCGGCGCTACATGCCGTTCTGGGTCCAGCTGCTGATCGGCGGTGTCGATACAGACGGCGGCCATGTCTACTCGCTGGACGCGGCGGGCGGCTCGATTCCAGATACATTTACCACTACCGGTTCCGGCTCGCCCTTTGTTTATGGCGTGCTTGAGGACCACTTCCGTGAGGGGCTGAGTGTGGCCGAGGGCAGGGAACTTGCCATTCGGGCGCTGACTGTGGCGATGAAGCGCGACTCGGCTTCAGGCGACGGCATCTCGCTCTGCACAATCGATTCAAGCGGCTACACTGCGATGGAAGCGGCGGCCGTCATGGAAATTCAGGCTAAGCTGGCTGCCTGA
- a CDS encoding adenylosuccinate synthase: MSVLAVVGAQWGDEGKGKITDWLAADVGTVVRGQGGSNAGHTVVIDGESHKLHLLPSGILRGEILAIAGAGMVIDPEQLLAELEQLGDSRGELLISERAHVVMPYHRLLDGAEERAKGAGAAGTTGKGIGPAYGDRATRFGIRMGDLLEPQTLRERLERVVPRTQALLDYYGTGDRLELERLYDLAVGWGATLESSIGNASLAIAERLDDGVLLEGAQGVHIDIDHGIYPFVTSSSPTPAGMAQGAGIAPGLIERVVGVTKAYVTRVGTGPFPTELEDATGEHMRDIGGEFGTTTGRPRRCGWLDMVMLEHSQRLCGFTELAITKLDVLGGLDKIRVCTAYETPHGRLEHFPASMTLLAECTPVYETLAGWPTLSAAEWQAAASAGSLPVALEEFIAFVTSRLGVPAGLLSFGPDREATLRLR, from the coding sequence GTGAGCGTCCTCGCTGTCGTCGGCGCACAGTGGGGCGACGAGGGTAAGGGAAAAATCACTGACTGGCTCGCTGCCGACGTCGGGACTGTCGTGCGAGGACAGGGTGGCAGCAATGCTGGGCACACTGTCGTCATCGACGGTGAGAGCCACAAGCTGCACCTGCTTCCGTCGGGAATTCTGCGGGGCGAGATCCTGGCTATCGCGGGTGCAGGAATGGTGATTGACCCAGAACAATTGCTGGCAGAGCTGGAGCAACTGGGCGATAGCCGGGGCGAGTTGCTGATTTCGGAGCGTGCGCACGTCGTGATGCCCTACCACCGGCTGCTTGACGGCGCCGAGGAACGCGCCAAGGGCGCTGGCGCTGCCGGGACCACCGGCAAAGGCATCGGTCCCGCCTACGGCGACCGCGCTACCCGCTTCGGGATTCGCATGGGCGACCTGCTCGAGCCGCAAACGCTGCGCGAGCGGCTCGAGAGGGTGGTGCCGCGGACGCAGGCACTGCTCGATTACTACGGCACCGGCGACCGGCTGGAGCTGGAGCGGCTCTACGACCTCGCCGTGGGCTGGGGCGCGACGCTGGAAAGCAGCATCGGCAACGCTTCGCTCGCGATTGCCGAGCGGCTCGACGACGGAGTGCTGCTCGAGGGGGCGCAGGGCGTCCACATCGATATCGACCACGGCATCTACCCCTTCGTAACCTCGTCAAGCCCGACCCCGGCCGGGATGGCGCAGGGCGCCGGCATTGCGCCCGGCCTTATCGAGCGCGTCGTGGGAGTAACCAAGGCATACGTCACGCGCGTCGGCACTGGCCCCTTCCCGACCGAGTTGGAGGACGCTACCGGCGAGCATATGCGCGATATCGGAGGCGAATTCGGCACCACCACCGGCCGCCCCCGTCGCTGCGGCTGGCTCGACATGGTAATGCTCGAACACTCGCAGCGGCTCTGCGGTTTCACGGAACTGGCAATAACCAAGCTTGACGTATTGGGCGGCCTCGACAAAATCCGGGTCTGCACCGCTTACGAAACCCCGCACGGCCGCCTCGAGCACTTCCCCGCCTCGATGACGCTGCTTGCCGAGTGCACGCCAGTCTACGAAACGCTGGCGGGCTGGCCGACGCTTTCGGCCGCGGAATGGCAGGCGGCGGCCAGCGCGGGCAGCCTCCCGGTGGCTCTCGAGGAATTCATCGCGTTCGTCACCAGCCGGCTGGGAGTCCCAGCGGGCCTGCTCTCCTTCGGACCGGACCGCGAGGCGACACTACGGCTGCGCTAA
- a CDS encoding DNA polymerase sliding clamp, which translates to MIKARISAEHLKEFVGTVGALVDEAKLSVAKGDLTVKAVDPSHVAMIEARLDKAAFDSYEAAEAELGIDVDKFRSVLAVARAGDMVDLEQDTELNLLVVTIGNLTRAMPLLDTAGMPDPKVPALDLPATVKVAVEEVSQGLKASKSVSDHIALSTSKKAFRLVCEGDNQNRVDLELGKKQLEKLDSPEEQTSLFSLEYFTLMVGSLAKDRILKISLGSDLPVRITADLAVDDLTGAQGEVTFLLAPRIDRE; encoded by the coding sequence GTGATTAAGGCCCGTATCTCTGCAGAGCATCTCAAGGAGTTCGTCGGTACCGTCGGCGCGCTGGTTGATGAAGCCAAGCTCAGCGTCGCCAAAGGCGACCTGACCGTGAAGGCGGTCGACCCCTCCCATGTAGCGATGATTGAGGCCCGCCTCGACAAGGCAGCCTTCGATTCCTACGAGGCTGCTGAAGCCGAACTGGGTATCGATGTGGACAAGTTCCGCTCAGTACTCGCTGTTGCCCGCGCGGGTGATATGGTCGACCTGGAACAGGACACCGAGCTGAACCTGCTGGTGGTCACCATCGGCAACCTGACGCGCGCGATGCCGCTGCTCGACACGGCCGGGATGCCTGACCCCAAGGTGCCAGCACTGGACCTGCCCGCCACCGTCAAAGTCGCGGTCGAAGAGGTCTCGCAGGGACTGAAGGCCTCGAAATCGGTTTCGGACCACATTGCGCTCTCGACCAGCAAGAAGGCTTTCCGGCTGGTCTGCGAAGGAGACAACCAGAACCGGGTTGACCTTGAACTGGGCAAGAAACAGCTCGAGAAGCTCGATTCGCCCGAGGAACAGACCTCACTCTTCTCACTGGAATACTTCACGCTGATGGTGGGCTCGCTGGCGAAGGACCGCATCCTGAAAATCTCGCTGGGCAGCGACCTGCCGGTGCGCATCACCGCCGACCTGGCGGTCGATGACCTTACCGGTGCACAGGGCGAGGTCACCTTCCTGCTCGCGCCCCGTATTGACCGGGAATAG